A genomic window from Candidatus Kouleothrix ribensis includes:
- a CDS encoding GTP-binding protein, whose translation MINKKICLLGDFAVGKTSLVRRYVYNRFEETYLSTIGVHVSRKIVSVECGPRTIEVVLMLWDVASNNSSEQMPTSYVCGVAGAMLVCDLTRPSTLDNLDTYVTLLRTMNPQASLVIAANKSDAVENSPLLLPQAEALARRFGIAAFITSAKHGSMVEPAFQHLASMLAGNPAQTIG comes from the coding sequence ATGATCAACAAGAAGATCTGCTTACTCGGCGATTTCGCAGTCGGCAAGACCAGCCTGGTGCGCCGATATGTCTACAATCGCTTCGAGGAAACCTACCTTAGCACGATCGGTGTGCATGTCTCGCGCAAAATTGTCAGCGTCGAGTGCGGCCCGCGTACGATCGAAGTGGTGCTGATGCTGTGGGATGTCGCCAGCAACAATAGCTCCGAGCAAATGCCCACCAGCTATGTCTGCGGTGTGGCCGGCGCCATGCTGGTGTGCGATCTAACCCGGCCATCGACGCTCGACAACCTGGACACATATGTTACACTACTGCGCACCATGAACCCGCAAGCCAGCCTGGTGATCGCCGCCAATAAGTCCGACGCGGTCGAGAATTCACCGCTGCTGCTGCCCCAGGCCGAGGCGCTGGCTCGACGCTTTGGCATTGCGGCGTTCATCACCAGCGCCAAACATGGCAGCATGGTTGAGCCGGCATTTCAGCACCTGGCCAGCATGCTGGCCGGCAACCCGGCCCAGACGATCGGGTGA
- a CDS encoding HAMP domain-containing histidine kinase, with product MDQSILKAILQSQKMAFALIDSQLCILLAGGSASIDASTFGLVHGDPLLGCVPELAGSEAAIGDLLSGIIPQLAIEHLNRPQPDGTMHYYSLILAPYCGPDTRAALLLQISDTTVQSQMLQQLAQGRNELRLLTNQLAQRNQALMHANTELRRLDDVKSNFVAVAAHELRNPLTPILGYLELLLENDCGPLTAEQAETLRVVLKNVLRLRTIASDLLDLAWIESGRIELVLRPLDLHALVTMVGHEYQPQLAAKQQQLRIRAATPLPYVLGDETRMAQIIGNLLSNASKYTPPQGQISIQLAPGDEGFLELAIEDNGVGISPDDQSYLFNAFFRARAAMGTPASGTGLGLHITRLLVELHGGQIRFMSQPGQGSIFYVTFQTTDTVPAASVDLNMRLVSG from the coding sequence ATGGACCAATCGATCCTCAAGGCGATTCTGCAATCACAGAAAATGGCGTTTGCGCTGATCGATTCTCAGCTCTGCATCCTGCTGGCCGGCGGCAGCGCGAGTATTGATGCCAGCACGTTTGGCCTGGTACACGGCGACCCGCTGCTCGGCTGCGTGCCCGAGCTGGCCGGCAGCGAGGCGGCGATCGGCGATCTGCTGAGCGGAATCATTCCACAGCTGGCGATCGAGCACCTGAACCGGCCACAGCCCGACGGCACGATGCACTATTATTCGCTGATACTCGCACCCTACTGCGGCCCCGACACACGCGCGGCGCTGCTGCTCCAGATCAGCGACACAACCGTGCAGAGCCAGATGCTCCAGCAGCTGGCACAGGGCCGCAACGAGCTGCGGCTGCTGACCAATCAGCTGGCCCAGCGCAACCAGGCGCTGATGCACGCGAACACCGAGCTGCGCCGCCTCGATGATGTGAAGTCGAACTTTGTGGCGGTAGCGGCCCACGAGCTGCGCAACCCGCTCACACCCATCCTGGGCTACCTCGAGCTATTGCTCGAAAACGACTGCGGCCCGCTTACGGCCGAGCAGGCCGAGACGCTCCGGGTGGTGCTGAAGAATGTGTTGCGCCTGCGCACGATCGCCTCCGACCTGCTCGACCTGGCGTGGATCGAGTCGGGGCGGATCGAGCTGGTGCTGCGGCCGCTTGATCTGCATGCGCTGGTCACTATGGTCGGCCACGAATACCAACCCCAGCTGGCGGCCAAACAGCAGCAGCTCCGGATCAGGGCGGCTACGCCACTGCCCTACGTGCTGGGCGACGAGACGCGCATGGCACAGATTATTGGCAACCTGCTGAGCAATGCCAGCAAGTATACGCCGCCCCAGGGCCAGATCAGCATCCAGCTGGCACCAGGCGACGAGGGCTTCCTCGAGCTGGCGATCGAAGACAACGGCGTCGGCATTAGCCCCGACGACCAGAGCTACCTGTTCAATGCGTTCTTCCGCGCGCGCGCCGCCATGGGCACACCCGCCAGCGGCACCGGGTTGGGCTTGCATATCACGCGGCTGCTGGTCGAGCTGCACGGCGGGCAGATCCGCTTCATGAGCCAGCCCGGCCAGGGCAGCATCTTCTATGTG